Within Phycisphaerales bacterium, the genomic segment CGGCCGACTACGCCATGTACCGCGCCAAGTCACGCGGGCGTGATCGGCTCGTGTGCCGGGCGCGCGGGCTGCCGTTGCCCGAGGCCCCCCCCACAACGACCATCGCGGGCTCGGAGTCCCGCTTTGCCGCCGAAATCTCCGACCTGATCCTGGCGCCCCGCCCGACACCCGACAGTTCAGTTCCGCCGATAGCACGATAGACACAACGCTGCGCGTCAGTGTCCTCTAGGACACTCGCAGCGGTTTGGCCCCAGCGCAGGGCCACGCCCGCATGATCATCGCGTTTCTCAACAGCAAGGGCGGTGTGGGCAAGTCCACTCTCGCGGTTCATGCCGCGACCTGGCTGGCCACACACACGCCCGGAGTGGTAGTGGTCGACGCGGACGCCCAGGCCACGAGCGCCGGCTGGCTCGCGCGCGCCGCGCCGGAACTGCGCGTCGAGCGCTGCAATACGGCCGAGCGGCTGCGGAACGAGCTCCCCCTTCTGGCGGAGCACTGCCCGCTGGTTGTCTGCGATGCGCCGGCCACGCTGAATGCCGAAACCGTACTGCTCGCGGCGCTGGCCGACCTGGTGGTGCTGCCGATCGGACCCTCGCATGTGGACATCGAGGCGTCGTACCGCACTGCCCGTTTGCTGTACCAGGTTCGCCTGCGCGGCGGGCGCGCCGGCCAGCCGGACGTAATCACGGTGCTCAACCGGGTGCAACCGCGGATGCGGCTGGCGCAGGTCGCGCTGCAAGCCGTGCGGATGTACGGTTTCCCCGTCGCGCAACAAGTGGTGAATGCCCGGGCGGCCTATGCCGAAGCCGCCGGTGCCGGCACGGTCGTGAGCCGCCTCGGCCCGCGCGGGCGACCCGCGGCGGAAGAACTGGAACGCTTATGGCACGAGGTACTCGGCCCGTTCGTACCACAAGCCCTGGTCATCGCGCAACGCACCTGCCCGGCCACCGATCTGGTTATGCCCACACCGCTGTCCGCACCGGCGCAGAACGCTCACAAGCCCGCGCTGACTACGCGGCCCATTCCGCTAAAGTCGCACTCCCCGTAGAGGGGCCGCATCCGCTGCCGCAACGCAGTGGTGTTGAGCAGCTCCCAGAAAGGATCCCCGGTGTCCCAATCCTCAACGGAGAATGCGCCGAGGAATCCGCCCCCCCAACACTTCGTCCTCGAAGACATTTGACAACCGCTTCCGAGTACAATTCGATATTGTCGGTCAGAAACTGCCGGGCCCATAGCTCAGTCGGTTAGAGCAGCGGACTCATAATCCGAGTGTCGCAGGTTCGAGTCCTGCTGGGCCCATCATCGAAATGATGCGCAGTAGCGTGCAATTCAGCGCGACGTACTAGGCGATTTTCGCGATTGTCACCCGCGCTACCTTTCTTTCCCGTCGTGCAATTGTGTGCAGTGTTGCGCGACGAAATGCGCTCCAACCGTCGGGGGTACCGTCGGGGGTCCGAATGGGCCGCGGGCGGGATTGTCGGCGTTGTGTCGTCCGTGCCGGTCGCCCGTAACCGTTCAGATTCCGGCTTGTCCGGTCTGCCGAGTTTGGGCAGTACGTCGAGTCCGGCCGCGAGGTCCGTCACGCCCAACCGCGAGTAGACGTTCAGCGTGAGCTTGGGATCGGAGTGCCGCGCGAGGGTTTGCGCCGTCCGCACGTTCACGCCGCCGCGCACCAGCTCCGTGATAAACGTCACCCGCAGTCCGTGAAAATCGGCCAGTCGGCCCGCGGCGTCCTGATCGGCCAGGAAGCCCGCTTGCCACGCCTCGCGCGTCGCCTTGCCGCCGCCCGTCTCGCGAAACCACGCCCACCGCGCCCGGCGCAGGTCCAGCCGCAGCATGTGTGCGGAGCGTTGCGACCAGGTGCCCGGGAATGCTGCGGCGCCCGCTGGCTTGCCTTTGAGCCACGTCCGCAGCACGTCGGCCAGGTCGTGCCGGATCGGTTGCGTCGTTGCGGTGCGGTTCTTCGCCGACCCGGCCGCCAGCAGCACGGCGGGCCGGTCGCAATCAAGTTTGAAGTCTGCAACTTTCAGCCGCGCCAACTCGCCCGCGCGGAAACCCGTGCCCAGCGCCGCCTGATACACCACAGCGCGCCCGGGTCCGCTCAGCCCCCGGAAGTCCCGGCCCACCTTCGCAGCGTCCACGAGCCGCGCTACTTCGTCGGCGGAGAACGCACGCCGCTCATATCGCTTGTCGGCGTCGAATCGCAAGCCGCGCAGGTGCGCGAGCGGATTCTCCGGCGCGAGCTTCTCACGCCAGAGCCAGCGTCCGAACGCCTTGCAGTCGCGCAGGTAGTAATGCGCTGTTCGCAGTGCCACGCCCTCGGCCACCAGCTCACCCGCGGCCGCCTGTACGCGCGCCGCCGTGACTTCGGCGAGCTTCGTCGCCCCAAGCCGGGTGAGAAGTATTTCGCTCACATGCTTCCGCAGTGAGAGCGTGTGCCTCTTTGTCGCCCCGGTCGCCGCCACGGACGCAATCCATGCGTCAATGTGTTTTGTGAGCAGAACGCGCGCCGCGTCGGCGTAGCGCTCTTCGTTCAGCTTCACGATGCCCGCCTTGCGCAGCGCCTCGGCCGAAATCCATCCTTGCAGAATCCGCTCAGCGTCCTTGCGGTCGCGCGTGCCGGTTGAGCGCTCCGGACGGCCACCGTCGGCCGCAGTCCACTTGGCGTACCAGCATCCGCCCGCGGTTCGCTTGAAGAGCGAGCCGTGATTCTTGCCGCGTTGCCGCTCTCGCGCTTGCCGCGCCATGTTCAAGCCCCTTTCTCGTAGCGCCCGGCTTTGCGCCGCGGCGCTTGTTGCGTTCTACGGGTCCGCCCCATATCAACCCCCTCGCGCGGGGTCCGCGTCGCGTGGCGCGGCGTTTCTGGCCGTTCCATGAGCACAAGATTGAGCTCGGCCGCGAGCTTGTCAACGGCCGGAAGTGTGAGCGTGCGAAGCTCGCGGGCGAATCGCGAAATCTGCGCCACGTCCACGCCCGAAGCAGCGGACAACGCAAGGTAGGTGCGCCCGTCCGCCGCAATTGCCGCTCTAAGTGTCTCTGATATGTTCATGTGTTTACGATACGTCTGCCACCACATTTTGTCAACGGGCATTCTCACCCGTCCCCTGCACCTTGCGGAGCAGTCGGCCGAGTTCAGCCACGCTCGCGCCAGCCCGTGGGCTAACTCCGAGCTTGCGTAATGCCTCCAGTAGTTTGAGCCGGAGTTTGTCAACGTCCATGCCCGCGGCCGGGTTTGCGCTATTACGTTTCATCATTGCACGCCCTCACATGTATGTTCTTCAATTCTCGCCAGCACCACGCCGCGCTCTCAAAAGCGGCGGGGTGCGCTCTTCTCTGTAAGAGAAGTCTTGGGGCGCGTACTGCCCCTTACGCAAACTGCCCGTAGAGGGCGCGTACTGCCCCTATGTGATTCGCCCCGTAGAGGGCGCGTACTGCCCCTTACGCAAAACACGGATGCGCAACAGTGTTGCGGCCCTCTTTGTGCCCACCGTCACCGGGACATGGGATCGCCGAATCCAGCCAGCCGATTCGAGCACGGTGAGCGCAGCCGACACAGTTTTCAGTCGCCGTATGCCCGTTGCGTCGCAGAGCGTTGCGCGCGTCGGCGTACAGGTAGATGCACCAGCAGCCGCTTCTAGCAGTGCCAGGTAGACCGTCGGCGCGGCCCAGCACGCTTCCGATACCCGCCGCAGCGTCCACGGCTCCGGCTTCCGCCCGCGCCGCTTAGGTCCTCCCGCTGGCGCCCCATCCGTTTTAGGCGGCTTGGGAGCCCGCTTGCCGGGCACCATGCCCAGGTAGCGCGCCTCAATCTCGGCCGCAGTCTCGCCCACGGTCAACCACCTTTCGTCATCGCCCGCGCGCCGGGCACGAGCCGCAGCAGGCCGAGTCCGCCTAACAATTGCGCACCTTGCTCCACGTAGGCCCGCCCATGGCGCCGCTTGAGCAGCCGGAGCAAAAGTGCCGGGTCCACAGTC encodes:
- a CDS encoding ParA family protein, translated to MIIAFLNSKGGVGKSTLAVHAATWLATHTPGVVVVDADAQATSAGWLARAAPELRVERCNTAERLRNELPLLAEHCPLVVCDAPATLNAETVLLAALADLVVLPIGPSHVDIEASYRTARLLYQVRLRGGRAGQPDVITVLNRVQPRMRLAQVALQAVRMYGFPVAQQVVNARAAYAEAAGAGTVVSRLGPRGRPAAEELERLWHEVLGPFVPQALVIAQRTCPATDLVMPTPLSAPAQNAHKPALTTRPIPLKSHSP
- a CDS encoding helix-turn-helix transcriptional regulator; the protein is MPVDKMWWQTYRKHMNISETLRAAIAADGRTYLALSAASGVDVAQISRFARELRTLTLPAVDKLAAELNLVLMERPETPRHATRTPREGVDMGRTRRTQQAPRRKAGRYEKGA